The Trueperaceae bacterium genome has a window encoding:
- a CDS encoding alpha-hydroxy-acid oxidizing protein, producing MRERDIASLDDYQLVPKALHDVEEPDLSVEVLGLTLEWPLVARLPDGASWHEALARPATADLSRLGAVDAAAVTAERLSQCPPGSVVAVLPPRRMAELVADVKRLADLGVGAVGLDLAPLAEAAPFGKEAFRPRTREDLAELRAAAGLPLWVFGVGGPADAEVAAEAGADVVVVSSALGAHLRAPATIDVLPEVVDAVAGMLTIAAGGAVRDGVDAFRYLAVGAELVVVEGDRSLPALAAELAYAFRLTGCATFADVGYDALFAPLYTEP from the coding sequence ATGCGCGAACGCGACATCGCGTCCCTCGACGACTACCAGCTGGTGCCCAAGGCGCTCCACGACGTCGAGGAGCCCGACCTCAGCGTCGAGGTGCTGGGCCTGACGCTCGAGTGGCCGCTGGTGGCGAGGCTGCCCGACGGCGCCTCCTGGCACGAGGCGCTGGCGCGCCCGGCGACCGCCGACCTGTCGCGCCTCGGGGCCGTCGACGCCGCCGCGGTCACCGCCGAGCGCCTGAGCCAGTGCCCGCCCGGCTCCGTCGTCGCCGTGCTGCCGCCGCGCCGCATGGCCGAGCTCGTGGCCGACGTGAAGCGCCTGGCCGACCTGGGGGTGGGAGCGGTCGGGCTCGACCTGGCGCCGCTCGCCGAGGCCGCCCCCTTCGGCAAGGAGGCGTTCAGGCCGCGCACCCGTGAGGACCTGGCCGAGCTGCGGGCCGCGGCCGGGCTCCCGCTGTGGGTGTTCGGGGTGGGCGGCCCGGCCGACGCCGAGGTCGCCGCCGAGGCCGGCGCCGACGTCGTGGTCGTGAGCTCCGCGCTCGGCGCCCACCTGCGGGCGCCCGCGACCATAGACGTCCTGCCCGAGGTCGTCGACGCGGTGGCCGGCATGCTGACGATCGCCGCCGGCGGCGCCGTCCGCGACGGCGTCGACGCGTTCCGCTACCTCGCCGTGGGCGCCGAGCTGGTCGTGGTGGAGGGCGACCGCTCGCTGCCAGCGCTCGCGGCCGAGCTGGCCTACGCCTTCAGGCTCACGGGCTGCGCGACCTTCGCGGACGTCGGCTACGACGCCCTGTTCGCGCCGCTCTACACCGAGCCGTGA
- a CDS encoding ABC transporter permease: protein MDVVVLLALFSSMVRATTPLLFAALGGLFSERSGVVNIALEGIILFGAMAAAITSQLVEAPFLAENPVARVPFAPWLGVLAGAVLGGFVGWIHAVVSIRYRADQIISGTAINLMAIGIPAVVLSGLYGNSSTSEPIRNRLPQWELFGIDNLSFSPLVYLAFLLVPLTWLVVFRTPFGLRLRSVGEHPAAADSLGVNVFRMRYAGVVISGVLAGLGGAYLSIGNLNQFVSEMSGGRGFIALAALIFGKWHPFGVLGATLLFGAFQATEVLLGGGNLLPPTIVQSLPYVLTILVLAGFVGRSVAPKASGKPFVK, encoded by the coding sequence GTGGACGTCGTCGTGCTCCTCGCCCTGTTCTCGTCGATGGTCCGCGCGACCACGCCGCTGCTCTTCGCGGCCCTCGGCGGCCTGTTCAGCGAGCGCTCCGGCGTCGTGAACATCGCGCTGGAGGGGATCATCCTCTTCGGGGCCATGGCCGCGGCGATCACGTCCCAGCTCGTCGAGGCGCCGTTCCTCGCCGAGAACCCCGTGGCCCGCGTGCCCTTCGCGCCCTGGCTCGGCGTGCTGGCCGGGGCCGTCCTGGGCGGGTTCGTCGGCTGGATCCACGCCGTCGTGTCGATCCGCTACCGCGCCGACCAGATCATCTCCGGCACGGCGATAAACCTCATGGCCATCGGCATCCCCGCGGTCGTGTTGTCGGGGCTCTACGGCAACTCCTCCACCTCCGAGCCCATCCGCAACCGCCTGCCGCAGTGGGAGCTGTTCGGCATCGACAACCTCTCGTTCAGCCCGCTCGTCTACCTCGCGTTCCTGCTCGTGCCCCTCACCTGGCTCGTCGTCTTCCGCACGCCGTTCGGCCTGCGCCTGCGTTCGGTGGGCGAGCATCCGGCGGCGGCCGACTCGCTGGGCGTGAACGTCTTCCGCATGCGCTACGCGGGCGTCGTCATCTCGGGCGTGCTGGCCGGCCTGGGCGGCGCCTACCTCTCGATCGGCAACCTCAACCAGTTCGTCAGCGAGATGTCGGGTGGCCGCGGGTTCATCGCGCTGGCGGCCCTGATCTTCGGCAAGTGGCACCCGTTCGGCGTGCTCGGCGCCACGCTGCTGTTCGGCGCCTTCCAGGCCACCGAGGTGCTGCTGGGCGGCGGCAACCTGCTCCCGCCCACGATCGTGCAGAGCCTGCCTTACGTCCTCACGATCCTCGTGCTGGCCGGGTTCGTGGGTCGCTCGGTCGCGCCCAAGGCCTCCGGCAAGCCGTTCGTCAAGTGA
- a CDS encoding ABC transporter permease codes for MRWSRIWDIAHKEVLSTFRDRRAIVSNILLPLAMLPVVMLGMPLLLGGLFEREATTVTELGVAGAEHMPPELRTAIEAQNVSLVAVDDPEAAVREGEVPAAIAVPEGFEDTIAAGGRAEVQLYSKAGNMRSELNVGKLRNAVSAYQQGVVAERLGAEGLDPAILEPVAVTDVDASSEAERSSGVLSWLIPFFIAIWTLTGGQMTAIDATAGEKERGTLESLLVAPVRRSEVVFGKFLATLTFGLTAAIAAIGGYLLGGAVMRGVFLPRLGDEGGSIVAMMGGSLSVDARSVLLLLMSAVLLASVVAAVLLSIALFARSFKEAQSYIAPLSFLFVIPAVGLQFKDLIGIGDGAYMIPVLNALLVMDDIVKGTAALSSILVTWASLAVVIALLLAFAHRNFSREDVIFRA; via the coding sequence ATGAGGTGGAGCCGCATCTGGGACATCGCCCACAAGGAGGTCCTCTCGACGTTCCGCGACCGCCGCGCGATCGTCTCGAACATCCTCCTGCCCCTCGCGATGCTGCCCGTGGTGATGCTCGGCATGCCGCTGCTGCTCGGCGGGCTGTTCGAGCGCGAGGCGACCACGGTCACCGAGCTGGGCGTCGCCGGCGCCGAGCACATGCCGCCGGAGCTGCGCACGGCGATCGAGGCGCAGAACGTGTCGCTCGTCGCGGTCGACGACCCGGAGGCCGCGGTCCGCGAGGGCGAGGTGCCCGCCGCGATCGCCGTCCCCGAGGGCTTCGAGGACACCATCGCCGCCGGCGGCAGGGCCGAGGTCCAGCTCTACAGCAAGGCCGGCAACATGCGCAGCGAGCTGAACGTGGGCAAGCTGCGCAACGCCGTCTCCGCCTACCAGCAGGGCGTGGTGGCGGAGCGCCTCGGCGCCGAGGGCCTCGACCCCGCGATCCTCGAGCCGGTGGCCGTGACCGACGTCGACGCCAGCTCGGAGGCCGAGCGCAGCAGCGGCGTCCTCTCCTGGCTGATCCCGTTCTTCATCGCCATCTGGACGCTCACGGGCGGCCAGATGACCGCCATCGACGCCACCGCGGGCGAGAAGGAGCGCGGCACGCTCGAGTCGCTGCTGGTGGCGCCGGTGCGCCGCTCCGAGGTCGTGTTCGGCAAGTTCCTGGCCACGCTCACCTTCGGCCTGACGGCGGCGATCGCCGCGATCGGCGGCTACCTGCTCGGCGGCGCGGTCATGCGCGGCGTCTTCCTGCCCCGCCTGGGCGACGAGGGCGGCTCGATCGTCGCGATGATGGGCGGCAGCCTCTCGGTGGACGCGCGCAGCGTGCTCCTGCTCCTCATGAGCGCGGTGCTGCTCGCCTCCGTCGTCGCGGCGGTGCTGCTCTCGATCGCGCTGTTCGCGCGCTCGTTCAAGGAGGCGCAGAGCTACATCGCGCCGCTCTCGTTCCTCTTCGTGATACCGGCCGTGGGCCTGCAGTTCAAGGACCTCATCGGCATCGGCGACGGCGCCTACATGATCCCCGTGCTCAACGCCCTGCTCGTGATGGACGACATCGTCAAGGGCACGGCCGCGCTCTCCTCCATCCTCGTCACCTGGGCGTCGCTGGCCGTGGTGATCGCCCTGCTGCTCGCGTTCGCCCACCGGAACTTCAGCCGCGAGGACGTGATCTTCAGGGCCTGA
- the ruvA gene encoding Holliday junction branch migration protein RuvA: MIAFVEGEVEAVDEASVVLRVGGFGVEVQAPASTLARCRPGERVRLRTALVVREEQPYLYGFHEPDMLLLFRRLLEVNGVGPKMALGVLSALPVQLIASAVANSDPGLLTSAPGVGKRTAERIVVELRNRLPEHLVSQVAGAGAPGALGAAGQDAVDALLALGYRESQVRGVVAELLQDDPDAAAETLIRKALSRVR, translated from the coding sequence GTGATCGCGTTCGTCGAGGGCGAGGTCGAGGCCGTGGACGAGGCCAGCGTCGTCCTGCGGGTGGGCGGCTTCGGCGTCGAGGTGCAGGCGCCGGCGTCGACGCTGGCGCGCTGCCGCCCGGGCGAGCGCGTGCGTCTGCGCACCGCCCTGGTCGTGCGCGAGGAGCAGCCCTACCTCTACGGCTTCCACGAGCCCGACATGCTGCTGTTGTTCCGGCGCCTGCTCGAGGTCAACGGGGTGGGCCCGAAGATGGCCCTCGGCGTGCTGTCGGCCCTGCCCGTCCAGCTCATCGCCTCGGCCGTGGCGAACTCCGACCCCGGCCTGCTGACGAGCGCGCCGGGCGTGGGCAAGCGCACGGCCGAGAGGATCGTCGTGGAGCTGCGCAACAGGCTGCCCGAGCACCTCGTCTCTCAGGTGGCGGGGGCCGGCGCTCCGGGCGCCCTGGGCGCGGCCGGCCAGGACGCGGTGGACGCGCTGCTGGCGCTCGGCTACCGCGAGTCCCAGGTGAGGGGCGTCGTCGCCGAGCTGCTGCAGGACGACCCCGACGCCGCGGCCGAGACGCTGATCCGCAAGGCCCTGTCGCGGGTCAGGTAG
- a CDS encoding serine/threonine-protein kinase: MRIIGTLLEGGLQVLRELDRGVSARVYLASDGRRLAALKLFRVEDSWRAARELEVGSGLDHPHLNPIDESLVVLGRPALLMPLVLGVRYTRWADKGADVAQRLEALAGVADALAYLHAGGVVHRDVKPENVLVDARGHAKLLDFDLSARLGEPPGSTPPIAGTLAYLSPEQARGAPATPASDVYGLGVVAYRAVTGQAPFTGDVDEVLKAHAALEPTPPSDLDPALAPFDDLVSRLLAKDQRARPNAAEAAEALRAASRMMARVKPS; encoded by the coding sequence GTGAGGATCATCGGCACGCTGCTCGAGGGGGGCTTGCAGGTGCTGCGCGAGCTCGACAGGGGGGTGTCGGCGCGCGTCTACCTGGCGAGCGACGGCAGGCGCCTGGCGGCGCTGAAGCTCTTCCGCGTCGAGGACTCCTGGCGCGCCGCGCGCGAGCTGGAGGTGGGGAGCGGCCTCGACCACCCGCACCTCAACCCGATCGACGAGTCCCTCGTGGTCCTCGGCCGTCCCGCGCTGCTGATGCCGCTGGTGCTGGGCGTGAGGTACACGCGCTGGGCCGACAAGGGCGCCGACGTCGCGCAGCGGCTCGAGGCCCTGGCCGGCGTCGCCGACGCCCTGGCCTACCTCCACGCCGGCGGGGTCGTGCACCGCGACGTGAAGCCGGAGAACGTGCTCGTCGACGCCCGCGGGCACGCCAAGCTGCTCGACTTCGACCTCTCGGCGCGGCTCGGCGAGCCGCCGGGGTCCACGCCGCCCATCGCCGGCACGCTCGCCTACCTCAGCCCCGAGCAGGCGCGCGGCGCGCCCGCCACGCCCGCGTCCGACGTCTACGGGCTCGGCGTCGTCGCCTACCGGGCCGTCACCGGCCAGGCGCCCTTCACCGGCGACGTCGACGAGGTCCTCAAGGCCCACGCCGCGCTCGAGCCGACGCCGCCGTCCGACCTCGACCCCGCGCTGGCCCCGTTCGACGACCTCGTGTCCCGGCTGCTCGCCAAGGACCAGAGGGCGCGTCCGAACGCCGCTGAGGCCGCGGAGGCGCTCCGAGCGGCGTCCCGTATGATGGCGCGCGTGAAGCCCTCATGA
- a CDS encoding DUF58 domain-containing protein, which produces MLTARSRALLDRYSLASRALAAVSGERVSREPGQGVEFHDFRPYQPGDELRYADWRVYARTGRLYTRLYQAERAVRLHLVLDDSASMAVGGKRAYARVLAQLISYVAQRDAPTQVHRVSGGSSRPLQGRIAMSATWSFIDESIGARGSGPVSGLKTFALSLPPQRGSGLALVISDLFEDAPLRPGLSALKARGLDAAFLQVVAAEDLDPPRGELEVVDVETEERRPAGPDEVEAYRREVRRFLERTRETVLRAGFRHLLLVAPPAGAAGEHAALEKEAFADLLRAGVLVRR; this is translated from the coding sequence ATGCTGACCGCCCGCAGCCGCGCCCTCCTCGACCGCTACTCCCTCGCCTCGCGGGCGCTGGCGGCCGTGAGCGGCGAGCGCGTCAGCCGCGAGCCGGGACAGGGCGTCGAGTTCCACGACTTCAGGCCGTACCAGCCGGGCGACGAGCTGCGGTACGCCGACTGGCGCGTCTACGCCCGCACCGGCCGGCTCTACACCCGCCTCTACCAGGCCGAGCGCGCCGTCCGGCTCCACCTCGTCCTCGACGACTCGGCGAGCATGGCCGTGGGCGGCAAGCGCGCCTACGCACGGGTCTTGGCGCAGCTCATCAGCTACGTCGCGCAGCGCGACGCCCCCACGCAGGTCCACCGCGTTTCCGGCGGCAGCAGCAGGCCGCTGCAGGGGCGCATCGCGATGAGCGCCACGTGGTCGTTCATCGACGAGTCCATCGGCGCCCGCGGCAGCGGCCCCGTGAGCGGGCTGAAGACCTTCGCGCTGTCGCTGCCGCCCCAGCGCGGCAGCGGTCTCGCCCTGGTGATCTCCGACCTGTTCGAGGACGCACCGCTGCGTCCGGGCCTCTCGGCCCTCAAGGCGCGCGGGCTGGACGCGGCGTTCCTGCAGGTCGTGGCCGCCGAGGACCTCGACCCGCCCCGCGGCGAGCTCGAGGTCGTCGACGTGGAGACGGAGGAGAGGCGGCCCGCCGGCCCCGACGAGGTGGAGGCCTACCGCCGCGAGGTGAGGCGGTTCCTCGAGCGCACCCGCGAGACCGTGCTGCGCGCGGGCTTCAGGCACCTCTTGCTGGTGGCGCCGCCGGCGGGCGCAGCGGGGGAGCACGCCGCGCTGGAGAAGGAGGCGTTCGCCGACCTGCTGAGGGCGGGGGTGCTGGTGAGGCGGTGA
- a CDS encoding ABC transporter permease, with protein MSDRIAVFTMAVVTAAALILAPWGAVNRETGARSAVVLLPQRYVDFTGRTAPVDFAAGGAVLLVTSLGTLLAAGGSLTGSRARHGAWLAAAVLLIGANAWGVSRFGAAVDEARRAAVRAEVEEAIADPSPRQDPAVLREALAAFDERTLAENIAAVRAGGLNIRRLPYANVGPAWAAFIAVLLGLVAGAAGLRAWAGPRRAIDAFLRSAAVPAISILLALAAAAVVILLLQPTPVAAGLELGVFERLVGRLDTLWYAYYTMFRDALGTVGGFAESLKLATPLIFTGLAVAFGFQAGLFNIGAPGQMVLGAIAAAMVGIYMPGPRIVTLPLAVLGAFAGGALWGALPGWLKARFGANEVIATILLNFVAASVLLFILSSSNVFAAAALRIMAAIGVLALVAVVLLLVPPVRRTVRRAPRLALAAFAVVVLAACVVAGQPRPGDAPVTVQMPFKVPGNEPKSQPLRVEARMPQLPEMVGIDTRASPGVNVVRIDYARLVAPLAALASLFFLGRVRSLRRWPARLGAAALLGVALYLLLALVGLNRLPTAIPPTNLNGSFFLALVAAAVVYVLLFKTRFGYELRAVGLAPGAAEYGGANIPRTTVITMAISGGLAGLTATHYVLGGALEDFALRQSIPTSDGFDGIAVALLAGNHPFGILLSALLFGVMKYGGSVLNITFPNLTREVVSMILALVVLFIAARGFLPQAFVDPAFRRRYTHAGQRDTVEGEEAQPLAQRPPAEEGA; from the coding sequence ATGAGCGACAGGATCGCCGTCTTCACGATGGCGGTCGTCACCGCGGCGGCCCTGATCCTGGCGCCGTGGGGCGCCGTGAACCGCGAGACCGGGGCCCGCAGCGCCGTGGTCCTGCTGCCGCAGCGCTACGTGGACTTCACGGGCCGCACGGCGCCCGTCGACTTCGCGGCGGGCGGGGCGGTGCTGCTGGTCACCTCCCTGGGCACGCTCCTCGCCGCCGGCGGGTCGCTCACCGGCTCCCGCGCGCGGCACGGGGCGTGGCTCGCGGCCGCGGTGCTGCTGATCGGGGCCAACGCCTGGGGCGTCTCGCGCTTCGGCGCCGCCGTCGACGAGGCGCGACGAGCGGCGGTGCGCGCCGAGGTGGAGGAGGCGATCGCCGACCCGAGCCCCCGCCAGGACCCCGCGGTGCTGCGGGAGGCGCTGGCGGCTTTCGACGAGCGGACGCTGGCCGAGAACATCGCGGCGGTCAGGGCCGGCGGGCTGAACATCAGGCGCCTGCCTTACGCGAACGTCGGCCCCGCCTGGGCGGCGTTCATCGCCGTCCTGCTCGGCCTGGTCGCCGGCGCGGCCGGGCTGCGCGCCTGGGCGGGTCCGCGGCGCGCGATCGACGCGTTCCTGAGGAGCGCGGCGGTGCCGGCGATCTCGATACTGCTCGCGCTGGCCGCCGCTGCCGTCGTCATACTGCTCCTGCAGCCCACGCCCGTCGCCGCCGGCCTGGAGCTCGGCGTGTTCGAGCGCCTCGTCGGGCGGCTCGACACGCTCTGGTACGCCTACTACACGATGTTCCGCGACGCGCTCGGCACCGTGGGCGGCTTCGCGGAGTCGCTCAAGCTGGCCACGCCTCTCATCTTCACCGGCCTCGCCGTCGCCTTCGGCTTCCAGGCCGGGCTGTTCAACATCGGCGCGCCCGGCCAGATGGTCCTCGGCGCGATCGCCGCCGCCATGGTGGGGATCTACATGCCGGGGCCGCGCATCGTCACGCTGCCCCTGGCCGTCCTCGGCGCGTTCGCCGGCGGGGCGCTGTGGGGCGCGCTGCCCGGCTGGCTCAAGGCGCGCTTCGGCGCCAACGAGGTCATCGCGACGATCCTCCTGAACTTCGTCGCGGCCTCGGTGCTGCTGTTCATCCTCTCCTCGAGCAACGTCTTCGCGGCGGCGGCCCTGCGCATCATGGCGGCGATAGGCGTGCTGGCGCTGGTCGCCGTCGTCCTGCTGCTCGTCCCGCCCGTGAGGCGCACGGTGCGGCGGGCGCCGCGTCTGGCCCTGGCGGCCTTCGCCGTGGTCGTGCTGGCCGCCTGCGTGGTGGCCGGCCAGCCCCGGCCAGGCGACGCCCCCGTGACCGTGCAGATGCCGTTCAAGGTGCCGGGCAACGAGCCGAAGTCGCAGCCGCTGCGCGTCGAGGCGCGGATGCCGCAGCTCCCCGAGATGGTGGGGATCGACACCCGCGCCTCCCCCGGCGTGAACGTCGTGCGCATCGACTACGCCCGGCTCGTCGCCCCGCTGGCGGCGCTGGCCTCGCTGTTCTTCCTCGGGCGCGTCAGGTCCCTGCGGCGCTGGCCGGCGCGGCTCGGCGCCGCGGCGCTGCTGGGCGTCGCCCTCTACCTGCTGCTGGCCCTGGTCGGCCTGAACCGCCTGCCCACGGCGATCCCGCCCACGAACCTCAACGGCAGCTTCTTCCTCGCGCTCGTCGCCGCCGCGGTCGTCTACGTGCTGCTGTTCAAGACGCGCTTCGGCTACGAGCTGCGGGCGGTGGGCCTGGCGCCGGGGGCGGCCGAGTACGGCGGCGCGAACATCCCGCGCACGACGGTGATCACGATGGCCATCTCGGGCGGCCTCGCCGGCCTGACGGCGACGCACTACGTGCTCGGCGGCGCCCTCGAGGACTTCGCGCTGCGCCAGTCGATACCCACCAGCGACGGCTTCGACGGCATCGCCGTGGCGCTGCTGGCCGGCAACCACCCCTTCGGCATCCTGCTCTCGGCGCTGCTCTTCGGCGTCATGAAGTACGGGGGCTCGGTGCTGAACATCACCTTCCCTAACCTCACGCGCGAGGTCGTGAGCATGATCCTCGCGCTCGTCGTGCTGTTCATCGCCGCGCGCGGCTTCCTTCCGCAGGCGTTCGTCGACCCCGCCTTCCGCCGACGCTACACCCACGCCGGTCAGCGCGACACGGTCGAGGGCGAGGAGGCGCAGCCGCTGGCGCAGCGGCCGCCGGCGGAGGAGGGGGCGTAG
- the malQ gene encoding 4-alpha-glucanotransferase, translating to MPSGSPAAGSPADRPSRPAAPRAAGVLLHPTSLPGPHGVGELGPEALRWLDLLAAAGQRVWQVLPLGPTGYGDSPYQSFSTFAGNPYLIDVGDLAAEGLLRDDDLEPLRALPSGRVDYGGLYELKLPLLRRAADAFLASGGAGDPGFRAFAEREAAWLEDFALFMALKEEAGGAPWTAWERPLRLRDPAALADAAERLVAETARQRVWQYWFSRQWSAVKGRASERGIRVLGDVPIFVALDSADVWANPELFHLGEDGLPTVVAGVPPDYFSATGQRWGNPLYRWDVMRERGYAWWVARLRHALAQADLVRIDHFRGFAAYWEIPAGEPTAERGRWVAGPGADLFDALRRELGGLPVVAEDLGVITPDVEALRDSCGLPGMKVLQFAFAGGADDPYLPHNYERDCVVYTGTHDNDTTRGWYESAPEAERDHVRRYLGRPDEEVVDGLVRLAYASVADLAVVPLQDHLGLGPEARMNTPGREVGNWTWRFAWDDVPPWLAPHLHGLASVYGRVPAGGPVDTPYRRTAL from the coding sequence GTGCCGAGCGGGTCCCCCGCCGCGGGGTCGCCGGCGGACCGGCCCTCCCGGCCCGCCGCGCCGCGCGCGGCCGGCGTCCTGCTGCACCCCACGAGCCTCCCGGGGCCCCACGGCGTGGGCGAGCTCGGCCCGGAGGCGCTCCGCTGGCTCGACCTCCTGGCCGCCGCAGGCCAGCGGGTGTGGCAGGTGCTGCCCCTCGGCCCCACGGGCTACGGCGACAGCCCCTACCAGTCGTTCAGCACGTTCGCCGGCAACCCCTACCTCATCGACGTCGGCGACCTGGCCGCCGAGGGCCTGCTGCGGGACGACGACCTCGAGCCCCTGCGCGCGCTGCCGTCCGGCCGCGTCGACTACGGCGGCCTCTACGAGCTGAAGCTGCCGCTCCTGCGCCGCGCCGCCGACGCCTTCCTGGCGTCCGGCGGCGCCGGCGATCCCGGGTTCAGGGCGTTCGCGGAGCGCGAGGCCGCCTGGCTCGAGGACTTCGCCCTGTTCATGGCGCTCAAGGAGGAGGCGGGGGGAGCGCCGTGGACCGCGTGGGAGCGTCCGCTCAGGCTGCGCGACCCGGCGGCGCTGGCCGACGCCGCCGAGCGCCTCGTCGCCGAGACCGCCAGGCAGCGCGTGTGGCAGTACTGGTTCTCCCGGCAGTGGTCCGCGGTCAAGGGCCGCGCGTCGGAGCGCGGCATCAGGGTGCTCGGCGACGTGCCGATCTTCGTCGCGCTCGACTCCGCCGACGTCTGGGCGAACCCGGAGCTGTTCCACCTCGGCGAGGACGGCCTGCCCACCGTGGTCGCCGGCGTGCCGCCCGACTACTTCTCCGCCACCGGCCAGCGCTGGGGCAACCCGCTCTACCGCTGGGACGTCATGAGGGAGCGCGGCTACGCCTGGTGGGTCGCGCGTCTGCGGCACGCCCTCGCCCAGGCCGACCTCGTGCGCATCGACCACTTCCGCGGCTTCGCCGCCTACTGGGAGATCCCGGCGGGCGAGCCCACGGCCGAGAGGGGCCGCTGGGTCGCGGGTCCCGGCGCCGACCTGTTCGATGCCCTGCGCCGCGAGCTCGGCGGGCTGCCCGTGGTGGCCGAGGACCTCGGCGTGATCACGCCAGACGTCGAGGCGCTGAGGGACTCCTGCGGGCTGCCCGGCATGAAGGTGCTGCAGTTCGCGTTCGCGGGCGGCGCCGACGACCCCTACCTGCCGCACAACTACGAGCGCGACTGCGTCGTCTACACCGGCACCCACGACAACGACACGACGCGCGGCTGGTACGAGTCGGCGCCGGAGGCCGAGCGCGACCACGTGCGTCGCTACCTCGGCCGGCCCGACGAGGAGGTCGTGGACGGGCTCGTCCGCCTGGCCTACGCGTCGGTCGCCGACCTCGCCGTGGTCCCGCTGCAGGACCACCTGGGGCTGGGTCCCGAGGCCCGCATGAACACGCCCGGCCGCGAGGTCGGCAACTGGACCTGGCGCTTCGCCTGGGACGACGTGCCGCCGTGGCTGGCGCCGCACCTGCACGGCCTGGCGTCGGTCTACGGCCGCGTGCCGGCGGGCGGTCCCGTCGACACGCCCTACCGCCGGACGGCCCTGTGA
- a CDS encoding ATP-binding cassette domain-containing protein, with amino-acid sequence MDAPMIEVQGLRKTFEGGKGGKRVVAVDDLGFSVASGEVYGLLGPNGAGKTTTLRVLATLLKPDAGTAKVAGYDVVGDAEAVRARIGVVNGGMGLYDRLTGREILRYFGRLYGMDESAVDERIEMLDALLSLGDTLDRRAGGFSTGMKQKVVVARAVIHDPPVIFFDEATSGLDVVARRAVIDFVKAYPSEDRAVIYSTHVMSEVEELCDRCCVIYGGRKIAEGTVAELNAQTESQSLEEAFFRLVSRSGIAAQEVAA; translated from the coding sequence ATGGACGCTCCGATGATCGAGGTACAGGGGCTGCGGAAGACGTTCGAGGGGGGCAAGGGCGGCAAGAGGGTCGTCGCCGTCGACGACCTCGGCTTCTCCGTGGCCAGCGGCGAGGTGTACGGGCTGCTGGGGCCCAACGGAGCGGGCAAGACGACCACGCTCCGCGTCCTCGCCACCCTGCTCAAGCCCGACGCCGGCACGGCCAAGGTGGCCGGCTACGACGTCGTCGGGGACGCCGAGGCCGTGAGGGCCCGCATCGGCGTCGTGAACGGCGGGATGGGGCTCTACGACCGCCTCACCGGCCGCGAGATCCTCCGCTACTTCGGGCGCCTCTACGGCATGGACGAGTCCGCCGTGGACGAGCGCATCGAGATGCTCGACGCGCTGCTCTCCCTCGGCGACACGCTCGACAGGCGCGCCGGCGGCTTCTCCACGGGCATGAAGCAGAAGGTCGTCGTCGCCCGCGCCGTCATCCACGACCCGCCGGTGATCTTCTTCGACGAGGCCACCAGCGGCCTCGACGTCGTCGCCAGGCGCGCCGTGATCGACTTCGTGAAGGCGTACCCGTCCGAGGACCGCGCGGTCATCTACTCGACCCACGTGATGAGCGAGGTCGAGGAGCTCTGCGACCGCTGCTGCGTGATCTACGGCGGGCGCAAGATCGCCGAGGGTACCGTCGCCGAGCTCAACGCGCAGACCGAGTCGCAGAGCCTCGAGGAGGCGTTCTTCCGCCTCGTCTCCCGCTCCGGCATCGCGGCCCAGGAGGTGGCGGCATGA